From Rhodococcus sp. B7740, one genomic window encodes:
- a CDS encoding SMP-30/gluconolactonase/LRE family protein, with the protein MKPETTVVLDGYTYFECPRWHEGRIWVSDFYSHRVVSALEDGSDVRVEAEVPNQPSGLGWLPDGRLLIVSMRDYKLLLREHDGSLTVHADLSTYVRANLNDMLVDAQGRAYIGNFGFDLMNFAPVETADLIRVDPDGSAHVVASDLYFPNGMAFTASGELLVDETVGNRVSAFDIAEDGSLGERRDWAKFGELPSSTDMATAIGEVKVAADGCCIDTDGTMWIADALGQRVLHVAQGGEVLEQLDFDLGVFACGLGGSDGRTLFVCAAPDFNEHQRKIETEGKLLAVRV; encoded by the coding sequence ATGAAACCGGAGACCACAGTCGTTCTCGACGGATACACCTACTTCGAATGTCCGAGATGGCACGAGGGGAGGATCTGGGTATCGGACTTCTACTCCCATCGCGTCGTGTCCGCCCTCGAGGACGGCTCCGACGTACGAGTCGAAGCAGAGGTGCCCAATCAGCCGTCGGGCCTGGGATGGTTGCCCGACGGGCGGCTGCTGATCGTGTCGATGCGCGACTACAAGTTGCTACTACGTGAGCACGACGGTTCGCTGACCGTGCACGCGGATCTGTCGACGTATGTTCGGGCGAATCTGAACGACATGCTCGTCGACGCCCAGGGGCGCGCGTACATCGGCAACTTCGGCTTCGATCTGATGAACTTCGCGCCCGTCGAGACGGCCGACCTGATTCGCGTCGACCCGGACGGTTCCGCGCACGTCGTGGCGTCGGATCTGTACTTCCCCAACGGAATGGCGTTCACCGCGTCGGGCGAACTGCTGGTGGACGAGACGGTCGGCAATCGGGTCAGTGCCTTCGACATCGCCGAGGACGGGTCACTGGGGGAGCGCCGTGATTGGGCGAAGTTCGGCGAACTGCCGTCGTCGACGGACATGGCCACGGCCATCGGGGAGGTGAAAGTGGCCGCCGACGGATGCTGCATCGACACCGACGGCACGATGTGGATCGCCGACGCACTGGGGCAACGAGTGCTGCACGTTGCGCAGGGCGGGGAGGTTCTCGAGCAACTCGATTTCGATCTCGGAGTCTTCGCCTGCGGACTCGGCGGATCCGACGGCCGCACGCTGTTCGTCTGCGCTGCACCGGATTTCAACGAGCATCAACGGAAGATCGAGACCGAGGGCAAGTTGCTGGCAGTGCGCGTGTAG
- a CDS encoding TauD/TfdA dioxygenase family protein, whose protein sequence is MSVDTLAENMTALRAIKIGGNLGARIEGVRLGGDLDADTVQFVRRALLEHKVIFFGGQHHLDDESQYAFAELLGSPTTPHPTVTSRGTRTLAIDSEYGKANSWHSDVTFVDRIPKASILRAVSLPEYGGNTTWASQTAAYAQLPDSLKALVDNLWATHSNNYDYSATAAEKIRNDKTEEYRKEFQSTYFETEHPVVRVHPETGEKTLLLGHFVKNFIGLSTKESQTLFDLLQNRVTKLENTVRWTWSLGDVAIWDNRATQHYAVADWDDQYRRLERITLAGDVPVHPKGERSRVVAGDAAHYSLIDKPVPVTL, encoded by the coding sequence ATGTCGGTGGACACTCTTGCCGAGAATATGACAGCTCTGCGTGCGATCAAGATCGGCGGCAACCTCGGTGCCCGCATCGAGGGCGTGCGACTCGGCGGCGATCTCGATGCCGACACTGTCCAGTTCGTTCGTCGGGCTCTGCTCGAGCACAAGGTCATCTTCTTCGGCGGCCAGCACCATCTCGACGACGAAAGCCAGTATGCGTTCGCCGAATTGCTCGGGTCGCCGACCACCCCGCACCCGACGGTGACCTCCCGTGGCACCAGGACACTGGCCATCGACTCCGAATACGGTAAGGCCAACAGCTGGCATTCGGACGTGACGTTCGTCGATCGCATCCCGAAGGCCTCGATCCTGCGTGCGGTCAGCCTCCCGGAATACGGCGGGAACACCACCTGGGCCTCACAGACCGCCGCCTACGCTCAGCTGCCGGATTCACTGAAGGCGTTGGTGGACAACCTCTGGGCCACGCACTCGAACAACTACGACTACTCGGCGACTGCTGCAGAGAAGATCAGGAACGACAAGACCGAGGAGTACCGAAAGGAGTTCCAGTCCACATACTTCGAGACCGAACACCCAGTCGTCCGCGTACACCCCGAGACCGGCGAGAAGACTCTGCTACTCGGTCACTTCGTGAAGAACTTCATCGGATTGTCGACCAAGGAGTCGCAGACGCTGTTCGATCTCCTACAGAATCGAGTGACCAAGCTGGAGAACACTGTTCGCTGGACCTGGAGCCTCGGCGACGTGGCCATCTGGGACAACCGTGCCACCCAGCACTACGCCGTCGCCGACTGGGACGATCAGTACCGTCGCCTCGAACGCATCACCTTGGCGGGCGACGTGCCGGTACACCCGAAGGGTGAGAGAAGCCGAGTGGTTGCAGGCGATGCCGCGCACTACTCCCTCATCGACAAACCGGTACCGGTGACACTCTGA
- a CDS encoding LLM class flavin-dependent oxidoreductase, which produces MTRPLRFSAFVMNTTSHIVHGAWRKPEAEQSDFSSLDHWVSLAKQLERGKFDFVFFADVVGLYDDHRGSWEKFVESGLQIPSNDPTVIASAIAYATEHLGIALTSSILQEHPFNFARKMSTLDHASNGRIAWNIVTSLSPNAWRNFGYGDLALHEDRYAWADEYVDVVYKLWEGSWDDGALLQDKASGRHGDFSKVHKIDHVGARYSVEGPHLVAPSPQRTPLLFQAGSSPTGRRFAARNAEAQFIASPTPEAARSLIADTRRLVVEAGRSPGDLEFFQGLSFVIGSTESEARRREAELDEYVDDEAMIAHAAGGIGIDLGSYDLDTPIGQVQGQGSQSTLAWLREAITDREPTVRDLAHMRTRSGRVVGTPESIADRLEQWRDAGVDGINVINSTIPGSYLEFIEHLMPVLRQRGLAQREYGRGTVRAKLTGRDRLPASHPAARYRGAFS; this is translated from the coding sequence ATGACTCGGCCGCTCAGGTTCTCCGCATTCGTCATGAACACCACCTCTCATATCGTGCACGGTGCGTGGCGCAAGCCGGAAGCGGAGCAGTCCGACTTCTCCTCGTTGGATCATTGGGTGTCGTTGGCGAAACAACTCGAGCGAGGCAAGTTCGATTTCGTGTTCTTTGCCGATGTCGTGGGGCTGTACGACGACCATCGAGGTTCGTGGGAGAAGTTCGTCGAGTCCGGTTTGCAGATTCCCAGCAACGATCCCACCGTGATCGCGTCGGCGATCGCTTACGCGACAGAGCATCTCGGGATCGCCTTGACCTCGTCGATTCTGCAGGAGCATCCGTTCAACTTCGCGCGGAAGATGTCCACGCTCGATCACGCGTCCAACGGCCGTATCGCCTGGAACATCGTGACGAGCCTGTCACCCAACGCTTGGCGCAACTTCGGCTACGGAGATCTGGCTCTGCACGAGGATCGATACGCCTGGGCGGACGAGTACGTCGACGTCGTGTACAAGCTGTGGGAGGGGTCGTGGGACGACGGAGCTCTGTTGCAGGACAAAGCATCCGGTCGACACGGTGATTTCTCGAAGGTGCACAAGATCGATCACGTCGGTGCGCGCTACAGCGTCGAGGGCCCGCATCTCGTGGCTCCGTCTCCGCAGCGGACACCACTGTTGTTCCAGGCCGGATCGTCGCCGACGGGCCGACGCTTCGCTGCGCGCAACGCCGAGGCCCAGTTCATCGCCTCTCCCACACCCGAGGCCGCGCGCTCGCTCATCGCCGACACGCGCCGTCTGGTCGTCGAGGCAGGGAGGTCCCCCGGAGACCTCGAATTCTTCCAGGGTCTGTCGTTCGTCATCGGTAGTACCGAGAGCGAAGCTCGACGCAGAGAAGCGGAGTTGGACGAATACGTCGACGACGAGGCGATGATCGCGCACGCTGCGGGTGGGATCGGCATAGATCTGGGCTCCTACGATCTGGACACTCCGATCGGTCAGGTGCAGGGACAAGGCTCGCAGAGCACGTTGGCGTGGCTCCGCGAGGCGATCACCGATCGAGAACCCACCGTTCGGGATCTGGCGCACATGCGGACTCGGAGCGGGCGGGTAGTGGGAACGCCGGAGTCCATCGCCGATCGTCTCGAACAGTGGCGCGACGCCGGCGTCGACGGGATCAACGTCATCAACTCGACGATCCCGGGCAGCTACCTGGAATTCATCGAACATCTGATGCCGGTTCTTCGGCAACGCGGGCTGGCGCAACGGGAGTACGGCCGGGGCACCGTCCGAGCCAAACTCACCGGCCGGGACAGACTGCCCGCGTCGCATCCGGCTGCCCGATACCGGGGTGCCTTCAGCTGA
- a CDS encoding TfoX/Sxy family protein → MPYDELLADRVRATLADEANLREQKMFGGLAFLVRDKMVVCVGTGSRALLVRVDGVREPEYLQREGAHHAVMGRDRSMGQGWITIDAASLTIEAALEFWVAAALEHNANSAD, encoded by the coding sequence ATGCCGTACGACGAGCTACTCGCAGACCGCGTCCGCGCCACTCTCGCCGATGAAGCGAATCTGCGCGAGCAGAAGATGTTCGGTGGTCTGGCTTTCCTGGTACGAGACAAGATGGTGGTGTGTGTCGGCACAGGCAGCCGTGCGCTGCTGGTTCGTGTCGACGGTGTGCGCGAACCCGAATATCTCCAGCGGGAGGGAGCACACCACGCCGTGATGGGTCGAGACCGGTCGATGGGCCAAGGGTGGATCACCATCGACGCTGCATCGCTGACGATCGAAGCAGCACTGGAGTTCTGGGTCGCTGCAGCCCTGGAGCACAACGCCAACAGTGCGGACTGA
- a CDS encoding FAD-dependent oxidoreductase, with product MTDQTRPLRVAIVGAGPAGIYAADALMKSDHNVSGPGVSIDLFERMPAPFGLIRYGVAPDHPRIKGIITALHKVLDKPQVRLLGNIDYGTDITLDDLRRFYDAVIFSTGANADRALNIPGIDLEGSYGAADFVSWYDGHPDVPRTWPLEAEKVAVLGVGNVALDVARVLAKTGDELLPTEIPANVYEGLKANKAVEVHVFGRRGPAQAKFTPLELRELDHSPNIEVIVSPEDIDYDEGSEQARRSSKQIDMVANTLQDWAIRDVGSRPHKLFLHFFESPHEVLGEDGKVVGLRTERTELDGTGNVKGTGKYNDWDVQAVYRAVGYLSQNISQLPFDEQAGTIPNEAGRVVESPSSTTPVPATYVTGWIKRGPVGLIGHTKGDANETVANLLEDAPSFVGAVEPDLDAVTSFLEGKQVPFTTWDGWYRLDAHERSLGEPEGRERVKVVEREDMLKASEPDKA from the coding sequence ATGACCGATCAGACTCGTCCACTCCGCGTCGCCATCGTCGGTGCCGGACCGGCAGGCATCTACGCCGCCGACGCGCTCATGAAGTCCGACCACAATGTCAGCGGACCGGGCGTCAGCATCGACCTCTTCGAGCGCATGCCTGCGCCGTTCGGGCTGATCCGCTACGGCGTGGCCCCCGATCATCCGCGCATCAAGGGCATCATCACCGCCCTGCACAAGGTGCTCGACAAGCCGCAGGTTCGCCTCCTCGGCAACATCGACTACGGCACCGACATCACGTTGGACGACCTGCGCCGCTTCTACGACGCCGTCATCTTCTCCACCGGTGCCAACGCGGACCGCGCCCTCAACATCCCCGGCATCGACCTCGAGGGCAGCTACGGCGCCGCCGACTTCGTCTCCTGGTACGACGGCCACCCGGACGTGCCGCGCACCTGGCCGCTCGAGGCCGAGAAGGTCGCCGTCCTGGGTGTCGGAAACGTCGCTCTCGACGTCGCGCGCGTGCTCGCCAAGACCGGTGACGAACTGCTCCCCACCGAGATCCCCGCCAACGTCTACGAGGGCCTCAAGGCCAACAAGGCCGTCGAGGTGCACGTCTTCGGCCGCCGCGGACCGGCTCAGGCCAAGTTCACCCCGCTCGAGCTGCGCGAGCTCGACCATTCCCCCAACATCGAGGTCATCGTCTCTCCCGAGGACATCGACTACGACGAGGGCTCCGAGCAGGCCCGCCGCAGCTCCAAGCAGATCGACATGGTCGCCAACACCCTGCAGGACTGGGCCATCCGCGACGTCGGCAGCCGCCCGCACAAGCTGTTCCTGCACTTCTTCGAGTCTCCCCACGAGGTACTCGGCGAGGACGGCAAGGTCGTCGGTCTACGCACCGAGCGCACCGAGCTCGACGGCACCGGCAACGTCAAGGGCACCGGCAAGTACAACGACTGGGACGTTCAGGCCGTCTACCGCGCCGTCGGCTACCTCAGCCAGAACATCAGCCAGCTCCCGTTCGACGAGCAGGCAGGCACCATCCCCAACGAGGCCGGACGCGTCGTCGAGTCCCCGTCGTCCACCACGCCCGTTCCGGCCACGTACGTCACCGGCTGGATCAAGCGCGGACCCGTCGGCCTCATCGGCCACACCAAGGGCGACGCCAACGAGACCGTCGCGAATCTCCTCGAGGATGCGCCGAGCTTCGTCGGCGCAGTCGAACCGGATCTCGATGCCGTCACCTCGTTCCTCGAAGGCAAGCAGGTCCCCTTCACCACGTGGGACGGCTGGTACCGCCTCGACGCGCACGAGCGCTCACTCGGCGAGCCCGAGGGCCGCGAGCGGGTGAAGGTCGTCGAGCGGGAGGACATGCTGAAGGCATCCGAGCCCGACAAGGCCTGA
- a CDS encoding isochorismate synthase produces the protein MTLEFVLSRHDHHVVGLGVRHAFPDIADAVAAVRDGRNVVGAIPFDMSDATALIEPEEFYRLDGPWSTVDAQPPLPEVTVARQIPDPDVHVQRVRDVVEQLKAGVAEKIVLARAIEVTADSPIDAASVLSALVSRDPMGNGFLADLSPATHRGRHIVGASPELLVRKRGNIVTCHPFAGTAARSTDPDEEARISAALAASAKDQAEHRFVVDEIRAALTPFCETLEVPESPQLSSTPQLWHLSTPIVGTLADPETSALDLALALHPTAAVAGVPRAAAMAAIADVEGSRGFYAGAVGWTDGSGDGEWMVTIRCIELSADGLSGTATAGGGIVADSDPDAELDETTAKFRTVLSVFEH, from the coding sequence ATGACTCTCGAATTCGTTCTGTCCCGCCATGATCACCACGTCGTCGGGCTGGGTGTCCGGCACGCGTTTCCCGATATCGCCGACGCGGTCGCTGCGGTGCGGGACGGCCGAAATGTCGTCGGCGCAATCCCTTTCGACATGTCCGACGCCACCGCCCTGATCGAGCCGGAGGAGTTCTACCGCCTCGACGGACCCTGGTCGACGGTCGATGCTCAACCGCCGTTGCCCGAGGTGACCGTCGCACGACAGATTCCCGATCCCGACGTGCACGTGCAGCGAGTGCGGGATGTCGTCGAGCAGCTGAAAGCCGGTGTGGCCGAGAAGATCGTCCTCGCGCGGGCCATCGAAGTGACGGCGGATTCCCCGATCGACGCTGCCTCGGTGCTCAGCGCTCTGGTCTCACGCGATCCGATGGGCAACGGCTTCCTGGCGGACCTGTCCCCCGCCACGCATCGGGGTAGGCACATCGTCGGCGCGAGCCCGGAACTGTTGGTTCGCAAGCGCGGCAACATCGTCACCTGCCATCCGTTCGCCGGAACGGCCGCACGATCGACCGACCCCGACGAGGAAGCGCGCATCTCCGCGGCGTTGGCGGCCAGTGCGAAGGATCAGGCCGAACATCGCTTCGTCGTCGACGAGATCCGGGCTGCGTTGACGCCGTTCTGCGAGACGCTGGAGGTGCCCGAGTCGCCACAGCTCAGCAGCACTCCGCAGCTGTGGCACCTGTCGACGCCGATCGTCGGCACCTTGGCCGACCCCGAGACCTCGGCGCTCGACCTCGCGCTGGCACTGCACCCCACCGCTGCTGTCGCCGGTGTCCCCCGAGCGGCAGCGATGGCGGCGATCGCAGACGTCGAGGGCTCCCGCGGCTTCTACGCCGGAGCGGTCGGCTGGACCGACGGCAGCGGCGACGGCGAGTGGATGGTGACGATCCGCTGTATCGAGCTCTCGGCAGACGGACTTTCGGGAACGGCCACGGCAGGTGGGGGCATCGTCGCGGATTCCGACCCCGACGCCGAGCTGGACGAGACCACGGCCAAGTTCCGCACCGTTCTCAGCGTATTCGAGCACTGA
- a CDS encoding rhodanese-like domain-containing protein — MTYAGDITPEAAWELLQNNPEAVLVDVRTRAEWQYVGVPDTSGIDRPTHLIEWVSFPDGARNANFVDDLKAAGVDGDRPVVFLCRSGQRSVGAAEAATAAGIGPSYNVLDGFEGATDADGHRGATGWRAVGLPWRQS; from the coding sequence GTGACCTACGCAGGTGACATAACCCCGGAAGCTGCCTGGGAGTTGTTGCAGAACAACCCCGAGGCCGTGCTCGTGGACGTTCGTACGCGCGCCGAGTGGCAGTACGTCGGAGTTCCGGACACCTCCGGCATCGACCGCCCGACGCACCTGATCGAGTGGGTCAGCTTCCCCGACGGTGCCCGGAACGCCAACTTCGTCGACGATCTCAAAGCCGCAGGCGTGGACGGCGATCGACCGGTGGTGTTCCTGTGCCGCTCCGGTCAGCGATCCGTCGGAGCCGCCGAGGCCGCGACGGCAGCGGGCATCGGTCCGTCCTACAACGTGCTCGACGGCTTCGAAGGCGCCACCGACGCCGACGGCCACCGCGGAGCCACGGGTTGGCGTGCGGTCGGGTTGCCGTGGAGGCAGTCGTGA
- a CDS encoding HAD-IIA family hydrolase, translating to MDMDGVLVHEDHLIPGADTFLAELQANEIPFIVLTNNSIRTPRDLRARLAFTGLDIPEKSIWTSALATATFLGNQRPGGSAYVVGESGLTTALHDIGYTLTDSSPDYVVLGETRTYSFEAITTAIRLVERGSRFIATNPDATGPSREGSLPATGSVAALITKATGKEPYYVGKPNALMMRSALRAIGGHSENTLMIGDRMDTDVLSGLEAGLQTILVLTGISTVQSVEQYPYRPTKVLDSVADLVGRTQNPF from the coding sequence ATGGATATGGACGGCGTGCTCGTCCACGAGGATCACCTGATCCCCGGTGCCGACACGTTCCTCGCCGAGCTGCAGGCCAACGAGATCCCGTTCATCGTGCTGACCAACAATTCGATTCGCACCCCCCGTGACCTGCGCGCGCGTCTCGCATTCACCGGTCTGGACATTCCGGAGAAGTCGATCTGGACCTCCGCCCTCGCCACCGCGACGTTCCTGGGCAATCAGCGGCCCGGTGGTAGCGCCTACGTCGTCGGCGAGTCGGGTCTGACCACCGCCCTGCACGACATCGGCTACACCCTCACCGACTCCAGCCCCGATTACGTGGTGCTCGGCGAGACCCGGACGTACTCGTTCGAGGCCATCACCACCGCCATTCGTCTCGTCGAGAGGGGTTCGCGCTTCATCGCAACCAACCCCGATGCCACCGGCCCGTCCCGTGAGGGGTCACTGCCCGCCACCGGTTCGGTGGCCGCGCTGATCACCAAGGCCACCGGTAAGGAGCCGTACTACGTCGGCAAGCCCAACGCATTGATGATGCGGTCGGCCCTGCGCGCGATCGGCGGACATTCCGAGAACACGCTGATGATCGGCGACCGGATGGACACCGACGTGCTCTCGGGCCTGGAAGCCGGACTGCAGACCATCCTGGTCCTCACCGGGATCTCGACGGTCCAGTCCGTCGAGCAGTACCCGTACCGGCCGACCAAAGTTCTCGATTCCGTCGCAGACCTGGTGGGCCGCACGCAGAACCCGTTCTGA
- a CDS encoding Rv0361 family membrane protein — protein MASWSERRQQWVDSREEARNNASKAAADSGEQRPPNAWPFILAVGVVVVLLVGIFAASKFAPAEDNVTQAQLLTDAVDGFLEAQNTGDADLLRQNTCFDQVERLVPGDDAQYRTDRAGEVERNGETSIDGVPSDYQVNGDRGMVTVPLKEEKSGAQTDDVWKFLRVDDKWLVCNV, from the coding sequence ATGGCGTCGTGGAGTGAACGTAGGCAGCAGTGGGTCGACAGTCGTGAGGAAGCGCGCAACAACGCGTCCAAGGCGGCTGCCGACTCCGGCGAGCAGCGTCCGCCCAACGCGTGGCCGTTCATCCTCGCCGTCGGCGTCGTCGTGGTGTTGCTCGTCGGCATCTTCGCGGCCTCGAAGTTCGCACCTGCCGAGGACAACGTGACGCAGGCCCAGTTGCTCACCGACGCCGTCGACGGATTCCTCGAGGCACAGAACACCGGCGACGCAGACTTGCTGCGCCAGAACACCTGCTTCGATCAGGTCGAGCGCCTCGTTCCGGGCGACGATGCGCAATACCGAACCGATCGAGCAGGCGAGGTCGAGCGGAACGGCGAGACGTCCATCGACGGGGTGCCCTCCGACTATCAGGTCAACGGCGACCGCGGAATGGTCACGGTCCCGCTGAAGGAAGAGAAATCCGGAGCGCAGACCGACGACGTGTGGAAGTTCCTCCGCGTCGACGACAAGTGGCTGGTGTGCAATGTCTGA
- a CDS encoding O-succinylhomoserine sulfhydrylase produces the protein MTNLPKGGGFDKPLPEGVGQGTLGVRGGLMRSGFDENAEALYLSSGFVYESAGAAEQAFTGEIDHFVYSRYGNPTVKMFEERLRLIEGAEACFGTSSGMSAVFTALGALLKAGDRLVAARSLFGSCFVVCNEILPRWGVETVFVDGEDLEQWEQALSVPTTAVFFETPSNPMQSLVDVRRVSELAHAAGATVVLDNVFATPLLQRSLELGADVVVYSGTKHIDGQGRVLGGAILGSKEYIEGPVQTLMRHTGPALSPFNAWTLLKGLETMPVRVRHSVKSALQIAEFLEGHQAVRWVKYPFLQSHPQYELAKSQMSGGGTVVTFELDAPEGEGKKRAFEVLDALRIVDISNNLGDSKTLITHPATTTHRAMGPEGRAAVGITDGVVRISIGLEDTEDLIGDLDQALK, from the coding sequence GTGACGAACCTTCCCAAAGGCGGCGGATTCGACAAGCCCTTGCCCGAGGGCGTGGGTCAGGGAACGCTGGGAGTGCGCGGCGGCCTAATGCGATCGGGCTTCGACGAGAACGCCGAAGCCCTCTATCTCTCTTCGGGTTTCGTGTACGAGAGTGCCGGTGCGGCCGAGCAGGCGTTCACCGGTGAGATCGATCATTTCGTGTACTCGCGCTACGGCAACCCGACGGTCAAGATGTTCGAGGAACGGCTGCGGCTGATCGAGGGTGCCGAGGCATGCTTCGGGACCTCGAGCGGAATGTCCGCGGTGTTCACGGCGTTGGGTGCATTGCTGAAGGCCGGTGACCGGTTGGTCGCTGCGCGTAGTCTTTTCGGGTCGTGCTTCGTGGTGTGCAACGAGATTCTGCCGCGGTGGGGAGTAGAGACCGTCTTCGTCGACGGCGAAGACCTCGAGCAGTGGGAGCAGGCGCTGTCGGTGCCGACCACGGCGGTGTTCTTCGAGACCCCGTCCAATCCGATGCAGTCGTTGGTCGACGTCAGGCGCGTCTCCGAACTGGCTCATGCGGCCGGCGCAACGGTGGTGCTGGACAATGTGTTCGCGACGCCGCTGCTGCAGCGCAGCCTCGAACTCGGTGCCGACGTGGTCGTGTACTCGGGTACCAAGCACATCGACGGGCAGGGGCGGGTTCTCGGCGGTGCCATCCTCGGCTCGAAGGAGTACATCGAAGGACCGGTGCAGACTCTGATGCGACACACCGGCCCGGCGCTGAGCCCGTTCAACGCCTGGACGTTGCTCAAGGGCTTGGAGACGATGCCGGTGCGGGTGCGGCATTCGGTGAAATCGGCGCTGCAGATCGCCGAGTTCCTCGAAGGCCATCAGGCGGTCAGATGGGTCAAATATCCTTTCCTGCAGTCGCATCCGCAGTACGAGCTGGCGAAGTCGCAGATGTCGGGCGGCGGTACCGTCGTGACGTTCGAGCTCGACGCTCCCGAGGGCGAGGGCAAGAAGCGTGCCTTCGAGGTGCTCGACGCATTGCGCATCGTCGACATCTCCAACAACCTCGGCGACTCGAAGACACTGATCACCCATCCGGCGACCACCACGCACCGCGCGATGGGGCCGGAAGGCCGTGCGGCAGTGGGCATCACCGACGGCGTCGTACGCATCTCGATCGGTCTCGAAGACACCGAGGACCTGATCGGGGATCTGGATCAGGCGCTGAAGTAG
- a CDS encoding WhiB family transcriptional regulator — MPNNSATSKNTAIAMIERRISSTTESWDWQVDALCRGQDSEIFFSPSGEGRSARRAREDRAKQVCAGCGVIDECRRFALAANEPFGVWGGTTARERQQHRANSRRAEELQAS; from the coding sequence ATGCCGAACAACTCTGCCACGTCGAAGAACACCGCAATCGCCATGATCGAACGCAGAATCTCCTCCACCACCGAATCCTGGGATTGGCAGGTCGACGCACTGTGCCGCGGCCAGGACTCGGAGATCTTCTTCTCCCCGTCCGGCGAAGGCCGCTCGGCTCGCCGCGCACGGGAGGACCGCGCGAAGCAGGTGTGCGCGGGCTGCGGGGTCATCGACGAGTGCCGACGATTCGCACTGGCCGCCAACGAACCGTTCGGAGTCTGGGGCGGAACGACAGCCCGGGAGCGACAACAGCACCGAGCCAACTCCCGGCGTGCGGAGGAACTGCAGGCGAGTTAG
- a CDS encoding TauD/TfdA dioxygenase family protein: protein MTTLEQTATLTLDKLGPSFGAEVIGLDVASASDSQIHAVRRALVEHKVLVLRGQTLDDAGHIDFGRRLGDLTAGHPVHDSGHVAPEVYALDSQDNGFADVWHTDVTFMERPPMGSILRPVVLPPHGGDTNWADSQLAYESLSAPVRRMIDGLTAMHDGNREFGYYLAHKRGGKGNVWDGKEVTALVPVEHPVVRVHPETGRKGLFVNPGFTSHIVGVSEAESRGILDLLYAHLTKPEHIVRHRWRLGDLVLWDNRSTSHYANRDYGTEHRKMHRITLRGDIPVGPR, encoded by the coding sequence ATGACCACTCTGGAACAGACCGCAACTCTCACTCTCGACAAGCTCGGCCCGAGCTTCGGTGCCGAGGTCATCGGCCTCGACGTCGCGTCGGCGTCGGACAGCCAGATTCACGCCGTACGACGAGCCCTCGTCGAACACAAGGTTCTCGTGTTGCGTGGACAGACGCTCGACGACGCGGGCCACATCGATTTCGGCCGCAGGCTCGGTGACCTCACCGCAGGTCACCCGGTGCACGACAGCGGTCACGTCGCCCCCGAGGTCTACGCCCTCGACAGCCAGGACAACGGATTCGCCGACGTCTGGCACACCGACGTCACGTTCATGGAACGCCCGCCGATGGGCTCGATCCTGCGTCCCGTCGTCCTACCGCCGCACGGTGGCGACACCAATTGGGCCGACAGTCAGCTCGCCTACGAATCCCTGTCCGCACCGGTCCGCCGAATGATCGACGGGCTCACGGCAATGCACGACGGCAACCGCGAGTTCGGTTACTACCTCGCGCATAAGCGCGGCGGAAAAGGCAACGTGTGGGACGGCAAGGAGGTCACCGCGCTGGTCCCCGTCGAACATCCGGTCGTGCGGGTCCATCCGGAAACCGGCCGCAAGGGGCTGTTCGTCAACCCGGGTTTCACCTCCCACATCGTGGGTGTGTCGGAGGCCGAGAGCCGCGGAATCCTGGACCTGCTGTACGCGCACCTGACCAAGCCCGAACACATCGTGCGGCACCGCTGGCGCTTGGGTGATCTGGTGCTGTGGGACAACCGCAGCACCTCGCACTACGCCAATCGCGACTACGGCACCGAGCACCGCAAGATGCACCGCATCACGTTGCGAGGAGACATTCCCGTCGGACCCCGCTAG